Proteins encoded by one window of Paenibacillus urinalis:
- a CDS encoding Gfo/Idh/MocA family protein: protein MRRIKVGVIGTGVISAIYLKNLTGMFDSIVEVKAVSDLVPELAQKRAEEYGIPHVYTVEELLADPEIEIVLNLTAPSAHAALNLQALHAGKHVYTEKPFALNREDADQVLNLAKEKNLLVGCAPDTFLGAGIQTCIKLINDGWIGTPYSASATIIMGNSTSGTHPNFRNFLKLGGDPIMDMGPYYLTALIALLGPVNRVTGSARQLHKEVVIQNPKSPAFGQSVPIEAPTNVSAVLDFDSGAVASFTAAKEAFGYSPRMEIYGTEGILYVPDPNFFGGTISIQFANGQTKEIPHSHPYAEEGRGMGVADMAYAIQSGRKNRASGQLARHVLDISLGIFEASEQGQHIKLESTTEKPTPIPMGLKYNTLDM from the coding sequence GTGCGCAGAATCAAAGTTGGCGTTATAGGTACAGGTGTGATCAGTGCTATATATTTGAAGAATTTAACCGGCATGTTTGATAGCATAGTGGAGGTCAAAGCGGTGTCGGACTTGGTACCGGAGCTTGCCCAGAAAAGAGCCGAGGAATACGGTATTCCTCATGTATATACTGTGGAGGAGCTCCTCGCAGACCCCGAGATTGAAATCGTTCTCAATTTGACAGCACCCAGTGCGCATGCAGCACTCAATTTACAGGCATTGCATGCAGGCAAGCATGTGTACACCGAGAAGCCATTTGCACTAAACCGGGAGGATGCCGATCAAGTGCTGAATCTGGCGAAGGAAAAAAACCTGCTCGTAGGCTGCGCGCCTGATACGTTCCTTGGTGCGGGTATCCAGACTTGTATCAAATTAATCAATGACGGCTGGATTGGAACCCCTTATTCTGCAAGCGCAACCATTATCATGGGGAACTCAACAAGCGGTACGCATCCCAATTTCCGCAACTTCTTGAAGCTGGGTGGAGATCCAATTATGGATATGGGGCCATACTATTTGACCGCTCTCATCGCACTGCTTGGCCCTGTGAACCGTGTAACCGGCTCTGCGCGACAATTACATAAGGAAGTTGTTATTCAGAATCCTAAATCTCCAGCCTTTGGCCAGTCGGTTCCCATCGAAGCCCCGACCAATGTATCAGCGGTGCTTGATTTTGACAGCGGAGCGGTGGCGAGCTTCACTGCGGCTAAGGAAGCCTTCGGCTATTCCCCACGTATGGAGATCTATGGAACAGAAGGTATCCTGTACGTTCCAGATCCGAACTTCTTCGGCGGCACAATATCCATACAGTTTGCGAACGGGCAGACGAAGGAAATTCCACATTCCCATCCGTATGCAGAAGAAGGACGCGGTATGGGTGTTGCCGATATGGCCTATGCCATTCAGTCTGGACGGAAAAACCGCGCCAGCGGACAGCTCGCTCGTCATGTGCTCGATATCTCGCTGGGAATCTTCGAAGCTTCGGAGCAAGGACAGCATATTAAGCTGGAATCTACCACAGAAAAACCGACACCTATACCGATGGGTCTGAAGTATAACACTTTGGATATGTAG
- a CDS encoding ABC transporter ATP-binding protein, with translation MSEPVIQLTNISFTYPGDDAPALDQVSLTVNKGDFIAIVGSNGSGKSTLCKCFNGLIPHYYAGEYTGDATVCGLTAEAAGVAELSRYVGYVYQDFENQLVRPTVMDDVMFTPLNYGYKDYAARGERALRMMGLYGVKDAFIWSLSGGQKHLLALAGALAMDPEILVIDEPVSQLDPRHARQIYDILQHLNEDLGKTIIVIEHHTEFIADYCNEVVLMDGGRVKWKLPVREALSSVETLLNLGIFPPQVTQAAWRVARQQSIDPQNERLHKEQLLPITLEEAIHWFAAEERIEAKSQDKPMTHPTEIEDTANTMILAEDVHLSYRTILKKMQAVLDGVDLHIHSGESIAIVGNNGAGKSSLLKLIAGIVKPTSGYLQVNGQDVRAMTPEKMAKHTAFVYQNPEEMFIEDSVEKEIAYYLNAHRVHGKDQRLEGMLQHFRLEELRDKDARLLSGGQQRRTALAIGAAMEPAIMLLDEPTANLDIATKQEMQHVLASLKDKVETVIIATHDMQLVSEWATRIIVMHQGVVLADGTKEEIFADGRLLERAGLVSTQLMELSLALGLPRICYTLEEFLSFYSPASGSELTGEGEVSTWISSEKRLTASP, from the coding sequence ATGTCTGAGCCCGTTATCCAATTAACGAACATTTCGTTTACATATCCCGGTGATGATGCCCCTGCGTTAGATCAAGTATCGCTTACCGTGAACAAAGGAGATTTTATCGCCATTGTCGGAAGCAACGGGTCAGGCAAATCTACTCTGTGCAAATGTTTTAACGGTTTGATTCCGCACTATTATGCAGGTGAATATACAGGGGATGCGACGGTTTGTGGGTTGACTGCAGAAGCTGCAGGGGTTGCGGAGTTATCCAGATATGTGGGCTATGTATACCAGGATTTTGAGAATCAGCTGGTCAGGCCTACCGTCATGGACGATGTTATGTTCACACCATTGAATTACGGATATAAGGATTACGCTGCCCGTGGGGAGAGAGCACTGCGAATGATGGGACTGTATGGTGTAAAAGATGCCTTCATCTGGTCACTTAGCGGTGGACAGAAGCATTTGCTTGCTCTCGCCGGTGCACTTGCCATGGACCCCGAAATTCTGGTTATCGACGAGCCTGTATCCCAGCTGGATCCGCGTCATGCCCGGCAAATATACGATATTCTGCAGCATCTGAATGAGGATTTGGGAAAAACCATTATTGTTATAGAGCATCATACAGAGTTTATTGCTGATTACTGCAATGAGGTTGTATTGATGGATGGTGGCCGAGTGAAGTGGAAGCTGCCTGTCCGCGAAGCGTTATCTTCAGTGGAAACTTTGCTGAATCTCGGTATCTTCCCCCCTCAGGTGACACAGGCTGCTTGGCGGGTTGCCCGTCAACAGAGCATAGATCCACAGAATGAGCGTTTGCATAAGGAACAACTTCTTCCCATCACACTGGAGGAAGCCATTCATTGGTTTGCAGCGGAGGAGAGAATCGAGGCAAAATCTCAGGATAAGCCAATGACTCACCCAACTGAAATCGAAGATACAGCAAATACCATGATCCTGGCTGAAGATGTCCATCTGTCCTACCGAACAATCCTTAAAAAAATGCAGGCGGTATTAGACGGAGTTGATCTGCACATTCATTCGGGTGAGTCCATCGCCATCGTGGGCAATAACGGCGCAGGCAAATCCTCTCTTCTGAAGCTGATTGCTGGCATCGTAAAACCAACTTCGGGATACCTGCAGGTAAATGGGCAGGACGTAAGAGCAATGACACCCGAGAAAATGGCTAAGCATACGGCTTTTGTATACCAAAATCCAGAGGAAATGTTCATTGAAGATTCCGTTGAAAAAGAAATTGCGTACTATCTGAATGCGCATCGTGTACATGGTAAAGATCAGCGGCTTGAAGGCATGTTGCAGCATTTCCGATTAGAGGAGCTTAGGGACAAGGATGCCCGGCTGCTAAGCGGTGGACAGCAGCGTCGTACGGCCCTGGCGATTGGTGCAGCCATGGAGCCAGCTATAATGCTCCTGGATGAGCCGACAGCTAATCTGGATATCGCAACCAAGCAGGAGATGCAGCACGTATTAGCTTCATTGAAAGACAAGGTGGAGACTGTCATTATTGCCACGCATGATATGCAGCTGGTCTCCGAGTGGGCAACTCGAATCATCGTTATGCATCAGGGGGTTGTGCTCGCAGATGGAACGAAGGAAGAAATCTTCGCTGACGGGAGACTGCTGGAGCGTGCAGGTCTAGTATCGACTCAGCTCATGGAGCTTAGCCTTGCTTTAGGATTGCCAAGGATCTGCTATACACTTGAGGAGTTTCTCTCATTTTATTCACCTGCAAGCGGGTCTGAGCTAACGGGGGAAGGGGAGGTGAGCACATGGATATCGTCCGAAAAACGCTTGACCGCATCTCCGTAG
- a CDS encoding PLP-dependent aminotransferase family protein — protein MDDKYSTRAGYVKPSETREILKVTERPEVISFAGGLPAPELFPVDAIRAAADTVLTEMGQASLQYSTTEGYTPLRSAICERMSAIGIQSKVEQVLVTSGSQQAIDLTGKLFINEGDTIICESPTYLAAINAFKVYDARFVEVAMDDDGMIMEELEKTLQAHPEAKFIYTIPDFQNPTGRTLKLDRRQRMVELANKYNVLIVEDNPYGAVRFAGESLPPVKHFDTEGRVIYLSTFSKIFAPGLRLGWVCASEEIIDKYVALKQSADLHTDSFAQMLTAKYMEQNDINAHVEKIKDVYKERCETMLSCIKEYFPASIKHSVPEGGLFIWVELPDTVDSSVLFVECLNNNVAFVPGAPFFPNGGVKNTLRLNYSNMPNERIVEGMKRIGEVLQRELNDVSVPN, from the coding sequence ATGGACGATAAATATTCAACTAGAGCCGGCTATGTTAAACCGTCGGAGACAAGAGAAATTTTAAAAGTAACGGAAAGACCCGAGGTCATTTCCTTTGCAGGAGGCCTTCCTGCGCCTGAGCTGTTCCCGGTGGATGCGATCAGAGCAGCTGCTGATACCGTATTGACGGAGATGGGACAAGCTTCACTTCAATACAGTACAACTGAAGGATATACCCCTCTGCGTAGTGCCATTTGTGAACGAATGAGCGCAATTGGTATTCAATCGAAGGTTGAGCAGGTTCTTGTTACCTCCGGCTCACAGCAGGCGATTGACCTGACAGGCAAGCTGTTTATTAACGAAGGCGATACGATTATTTGTGAAAGTCCTACATATCTGGCTGCCATTAACGCGTTCAAAGTATATGACGCTAGGTTCGTAGAAGTCGCTATGGATGATGATGGCATGATCATGGAGGAGCTGGAGAAGACTCTTCAAGCCCATCCGGAGGCCAAATTCATCTATACGATTCCTGACTTCCAGAACCCGACAGGTCGTACCTTGAAGCTGGATAGAAGGCAGCGCATGGTCGAACTGGCGAATAAATATAATGTGCTGATTGTCGAAGATAACCCGTATGGAGCTGTTCGATTTGCAGGTGAATCTCTTCCACCAGTCAAGCATTTTGACACCGAAGGCAGAGTCATTTATCTCAGCACCTTCTCCAAAATTTTTGCACCAGGACTTCGTCTTGGCTGGGTATGCGCAAGTGAGGAGATCATTGATAAGTATGTCGCATTGAAGCAGTCGGCTGATCTGCATACAGACAGCTTCGCTCAGATGCTTACTGCAAAATATATGGAGCAGAATGACATCAATGCTCATGTAGAGAAGATCAAAGACGTTTACAAAGAAAGATGCGAGACGATGCTGTCCTGTATCAAGGAATATTTCCCTGCAAGCATCAAGCACAGTGTGCCTGAGGGCGGTCTATTCATATGGGTGGAGCTTCCGGATACCGTTGATTCAAGCGTGCTGTTTGTTGAATGCCTGAATAATAATGTCGCATTCGTACCTGGAGCACCGTTCTTCCCGAACGGCGGGGTTAAGAATACACTGCGTCTTAACTACTCTAATATGCCGAATGAACGGATTGTGGAAGGCATGAAGCGAATTGGCGAAGTGCTGCAGCGTGAATTGAACGATGTGTCGGTTCCTAACTAA
- a CDS encoding UxaA family hydrolase has product MNTIQAYERPNGDIGIRNHLLIIPTVICSNQVSNRIMQMVPDTVAIPHQHGCSQIGADKERTFNMLAGTGKNPNVGGVIIISLGCEVVDPAALAAEIRKTGKPVEMFDIQSVGGSVKAITHGIEIARKMKTQLDGMPKVSVPISKLKVGVKCGGSDATSGLASNPALGSASDILIGQGGGIVIGETTEIIGAEHVLAERCTTPEMKNRMFEIVDRFEKEVERMGSDMRGGNPSPGNIAGGLSTIEEKSLGCISKCGTAPINGIIEYAEAIPESGLYFMDSPGNDIECVSGMAAGGAHIVCFTTGRGTPTGAAVLPVIKITGNQRMYEQMSDNMDVDVSGMLSGELSLEQAGIAIWQEIVEVANGKLTKAEILGHQEFSINRIGPSL; this is encoded by the coding sequence ATGAATACAATTCAAGCTTATGAGCGGCCCAATGGAGATATTGGAATTCGCAATCATTTGTTAATCATCCCCACCGTAATATGCTCTAACCAAGTCAGTAATCGTATTATGCAGATGGTGCCGGATACCGTCGCAATCCCTCATCAGCATGGGTGCTCCCAGATTGGAGCGGATAAGGAGCGTACCTTTAACATGCTGGCGGGGACAGGAAAGAATCCGAATGTGGGTGGCGTCATTATTATCAGTCTCGGATGTGAGGTTGTAGATCCTGCTGCACTAGCAGCGGAGATCAGGAAAACAGGCAAGCCGGTTGAAATGTTTGATATCCAATCTGTAGGTGGATCTGTCAAAGCGATAACACACGGAATCGAAATTGCTCGAAAAATGAAGACACAGCTGGATGGCATGCCCAAGGTGTCTGTTCCCATCAGCAAGCTAAAGGTGGGTGTCAAATGTGGCGGCTCAGATGCGACATCCGGCCTCGCTTCTAATCCTGCCCTTGGCTCGGCCAGTGACATCCTTATTGGCCAGGGCGGAGGCATCGTGATCGGTGAAACTACTGAGATCATTGGAGCGGAGCATGTGCTTGCTGAACGCTGTACAACGCCAGAGATGAAGAACAGGATGTTTGAAATCGTTGATCGCTTTGAAAAGGAAGTCGAACGAATGGGCTCCGATATGCGCGGCGGCAATCCCAGTCCAGGGAATATTGCGGGAGGCCTGTCCACCATTGAAGAGAAGTCACTTGGATGTATCAGTAAATGCGGTACTGCACCTATCAATGGAATTATAGAATATGCAGAAGCGATTCCTGAAAGCGGTTTATATTTTATGGATTCACCCGGTAACGATATTGAATGTGTATCAGGAATGGCAGCCGGCGGCGCACATATTGTCTGCTTTACGACCGGAAGAGGCACCCCGACAGGTGCAGCTGTGCTTCCTGTCATTAAGATCACAGGCAATCAGCGGATGTATGAACAGATGAGTGACAACATGGATGTCGATGTAAGTGGAATGCTGTCCGGGGAACTCAGCCTGGAGCAAGCTGGGATAGCCATCTGGCAGGAAATTGTTGAAGTAGCGAACGGCAAGCTCACAAAGGCAGAAATACTCGGCCACCAGGAATTCAGCATTAACCGAATTGGACCTAGTTTATAA
- a CDS encoding MurR/RpiR family transcriptional regulator: MYEEWGKKHFSTNQRLLADFIQRNEQRILYMTEQEIAEEVGISIASVSRFWKSVGYVNAKQFKAKLRFRLESAPAVKLEETMSKIDGLPLPQTLLSTIHQHLDETCKRLDSEVLNEASEAIRQARQIFVFAPGPCISLAELFAFRLRRFGLQIQIMAASGHELLETLMHAGPDDVLLVFGFVQLQPEIEVILDYAEEAGYRVILITDRLVYPRASQADLVLYAGRGEVWEFHSMIGPVFVIENLILNVGLAMNEESLGKLRHLQQLRARYHSKLPR; this comes from the coding sequence ATGTATGAAGAATGGGGTAAAAAACACTTCTCTACCAATCAGCGGCTGCTGGCTGATTTTATTCAGCGGAATGAGCAGCGCATTCTGTATATGACAGAACAGGAGATTGCTGAGGAGGTTGGAATAAGCATCGCCTCTGTGTCAAGGTTCTGGAAATCAGTGGGCTACGTCAATGCCAAGCAGTTCAAGGCAAAGCTTCGTTTCCGCTTGGAATCGGCTCCCGCGGTCAAATTGGAAGAAACAATGAGTAAGATCGACGGACTGCCTCTGCCACAGACGCTGCTCAGTACGATTCATCAGCACTTGGATGAAACCTGCAAACGACTGGATTCTGAAGTACTGAATGAAGCCTCTGAGGCGATACGTCAAGCGAGACAAATCTTTGTTTTTGCCCCGGGTCCGTGTATTTCACTCGCAGAGCTGTTTGCATTTCGATTACGTCGATTTGGTCTCCAGATTCAGATTATGGCTGCAAGCGGTCATGAATTACTCGAAACGCTGATGCACGCCGGTCCCGATGACGTACTGCTTGTCTTTGGTTTCGTTCAGTTACAGCCGGAGATTGAAGTGATACTCGATTATGCAGAGGAAGCAGGTTATCGGGTCATTCTCATCACGGACCGCCTTGTGTATCCCCGGGCAAGTCAGGCAGATCTGGTGCTGTATGCGGGAAGAGGTGAAGTATGGGAATTCCATTCCATGATTGGACCTGTGTTCGTCATTGAGAACTTGATCCTCAACGTAGGTCTCGCTATGAATGAGGAAAGTCTCGGGAAGCTGAGACATCTTCAGCAATTAAGGGCTAGATATCATTCCAAGCTTCCTCGTTAG
- a CDS encoding SDR family NAD(P)-dependent oxidoreductase: MRLANKIALITGSGSGIGKSSAMLFAKEGAVVIVNDLDEVKGQETVQEISASGGTALFMQADVTHAKHVEEMVSRIIDQFGRIDILFNNAGISGIGQLHEIEPDDWDRVMTVNIRGVFLPSKYVLPYMMKEKNGSIINMSSCIAEIGLAKRASYSATKGAVLALTKSMQVDYAPYNIRVNAILPGTILTPFVESYLRSSYDDPAEAFESLKTRQLSGDLGRPDDVASAALFLASDESRFMMGSPLYIDGGVVFGKNA, translated from the coding sequence TTGCGTCTGGCTAACAAAATCGCCTTAATTACCGGATCTGGATCTGGAATCGGCAAGAGCAGTGCAATGCTTTTTGCCAAAGAAGGTGCCGTTGTCATCGTCAATGATTTGGATGAAGTTAAAGGTCAGGAGACCGTCCAGGAGATCTCTGCTTCTGGGGGGACAGCTCTATTCATGCAAGCCGATGTAACCCATGCCAAGCATGTGGAAGAGATGGTGAGCCGCATTATAGATCAATTTGGCAGAATCGATATCCTGTTTAACAATGCAGGAATCAGCGGAATTGGACAGCTTCATGAGATAGAGCCAGATGATTGGGATCGTGTCATGACGGTAAATATTCGCGGTGTGTTTCTGCCTTCCAAATATGTTCTTCCCTATATGATGAAGGAGAAGAACGGCTCCATTATCAATATGTCTTCCTGCATTGCCGAGATTGGACTCGCGAAGCGGGCATCTTATTCTGCGACCAAGGGAGCGGTGCTTGCCCTTACCAAATCAATGCAGGTCGATTATGCTCCATACAATATTCGGGTGAATGCTATCTTACCCGGCACCATTCTTACGCCTTTCGTTGAGAGCTACTTGCGCTCATCCTATGATGATCCGGCTGAAGCCTTCGAATCTCTGAAGACAAGACAATTAAGCGGCGATCTGGGAAGACCCGATGACGTAGCCAGTGCTGCGCTCTTCCTTGCTTCCGACGAATCCAGGTTCATGATGGGCTCTCCTCTGTATATTGATGGCGGCGTTGTATTCGGCAAGAATGCATAA
- a CDS encoding SDR family NAD(P)-dependent oxidoreductase, whose amino-acid sequence MGRLENRIALVTGGSRGIGEAIVYRLAEEGAHVAINYSSERSRALAEQVARNAEAHGVKTMIVQADVGSKAQVDAMFSAIQEQLGEVEILVNNAGIAPFEPFMKATEETWDRTFDTNVKSIFLCSQLAASQMIPKRYGKIVNVLSTASLVVTSPVIPHYQSSKAAGHMLTKGMAIELGKYGINVNAVGPSTVDTDMCTDFLADPAIRAKEIEANPMKRLGTARQIGDAVVFLASEEAMQVNGHLLMVDGGLTVKAAQPEDHMER is encoded by the coding sequence ATGGGGAGACTCGAGAACCGCATTGCACTGGTGACCGGAGGAAGCCGGGGAATTGGAGAGGCCATTGTCTACAGGCTTGCTGAGGAAGGAGCGCATGTGGCAATTAATTATTCCTCGGAGAGATCAAGAGCGCTGGCTGAACAGGTGGCCAGAAATGCTGAAGCCCACGGTGTTAAGACGATGATCGTGCAGGCCGATGTAGGTAGTAAAGCTCAAGTTGATGCCATGTTCTCAGCCATCCAGGAGCAGCTTGGAGAGGTGGAAATTTTGGTCAACAATGCAGGAATCGCGCCATTCGAGCCTTTCATGAAGGCTACGGAAGAGACTTGGGATCGTACATTTGATACGAACGTCAAATCGATCTTCCTCTGTTCACAGCTCGCTGCTAGTCAAATGATCCCCAAGAGATACGGAAAAATAGTAAATGTCCTGTCTACGGCGAGCCTTGTCGTTACAAGTCCAGTGATTCCACATTACCAATCATCCAAAGCAGCAGGTCATATGCTGACGAAGGGCATGGCGATTGAACTAGGTAAATACGGTATTAACGTTAATGCCGTTGGACCGAGTACAGTAGACACGGATATGTGTACTGATTTTCTGGCTGACCCGGCAATCCGGGCCAAAGAGATTGAAGCCAATCCGATGAAAAGGCTGGGTACAGCACGTCAAATCGGAGATGCAGTTGTATTTCTAGCATCAGAAGAGGCGATGCAGGTGAACGGACATTTGCTGATGGTGGATGGCGGATTGACCGTGAAGGCTGCTCAGCCAGAGGACCATATGGAACGATAG
- a CDS encoding PHP-associated domain-containing protein, which translates to MFIDLHTHGKLSKKSDFSLDYFKEMLTEARSNNILGIALTEHFNTKNFEQIYAALDEAYSYNGHYYEAEGVRVFPGMEVDIRETGHILLISTREEILSIREQLEPYLSKDNFIPFAQLLDLVEERNVLKIGAHPYRSSTPLHHINVNLLKRLDALDLNAKDLYKQGAAAYQAKIYPFAELLGLPIVAGSDSHQCLQYGSVMNRMNAPVNTVDELRMAIQQGAYQVEISDSLELRVKASVMMKKLLKQLQGEPPSRDELEQEQVVNI; encoded by the coding sequence ATGTTCATAGACTTGCATACTCATGGGAAGCTATCCAAGAAATCTGATTTCTCCCTGGACTATTTCAAGGAGATGCTGACAGAAGCAAGGTCGAATAATATTTTAGGCATTGCACTCACCGAGCACTTTAACACGAAGAATTTTGAACAAATCTATGCAGCGCTTGATGAGGCGTACTCTTATAATGGGCACTACTACGAGGCCGAGGGGGTCCGTGTATTTCCCGGGATGGAGGTCGATATTAGAGAAACAGGGCATATCCTTCTCATCAGCACAAGAGAGGAGATCTTGTCAATTCGGGAACAGCTTGAGCCTTATCTGTCTAAAGATAACTTCATCCCGTTTGCCCAGCTGCTTGACCTTGTAGAGGAACGGAATGTACTTAAGATTGGAGCGCATCCATATCGCTCATCGACCCCGCTTCACCATATCAATGTAAACCTGCTGAAGCGGCTTGATGCCCTGGATCTTAATGCAAAGGATCTGTACAAACAAGGCGCAGCGGCATATCAAGCGAAAATCTATCCTTTTGCAGAACTTCTTGGGCTCCCGATTGTTGCTGGAAGCGACAGTCATCAATGTCTTCAATATGGGAGCGTAATGAACCGGATGAATGCCCCCGTTAACACCGTTGATGAGCTGAGAATGGCTATTCAGCAGGGGGCCTATCAAGTGGAAATATCGGATTCGCTAGAGCTGAGAGTCAAGGCTTCTGTGATGATGAAGAAGCTACTGAAGCAGCTTCAGGGAGAGCCCCCATCCAGAGACGAATTGGAGCAGGAGCAGGTAGTCAACATATAA
- a CDS encoding energy-coupling factor transporter transmembrane component T family protein, translated as MDIVRKTLDRISVERIKLELLGTAYGRSTTFIGRLDPRTLLLWYLFFATVPWFIHNTTVLFGMFVFIVSMTALARVSYVILIILTLGLVGQVGWMFLFSMLFGGSLETLLPLLTLTLKLSVISLASIAVFSSMDPEKLSDGLSALGVPEAFSFSLSYGYRILPTLLSEFHQILLSYRLRGRSPERPGMLYFRNIFYYLRILVLSFYPLMLNTAKRSRTTVEALETRGFTYGMNHPEVKKLRLSYLKVRAIDVYFIIFSFAYITWLFWFGERLPNLLY; from the coding sequence ATGGATATCGTCCGAAAAACGCTTGACCGCATCTCCGTAGAACGGATTAAGCTGGAGCTGTTAGGGACAGCCTACGGCAGATCAACAACTTTTATTGGAAGATTAGACCCCCGGACCTTGCTGCTGTGGTATCTGTTCTTTGCCACCGTCCCTTGGTTCATACATAACACGACCGTACTGTTCGGTATGTTTGTGTTTATCGTTAGTATGACGGCCCTTGCGAGGGTCAGCTACGTTATTCTCATTATTTTAACGCTGGGTCTCGTTGGTCAGGTAGGGTGGATGTTTCTGTTCTCCATGCTGTTTGGAGGCAGCCTTGAAACATTATTGCCGCTCCTCACTCTTACACTGAAATTATCCGTTATTTCGCTGGCGAGCATTGCTGTATTTTCCAGTATGGATCCAGAGAAATTAAGTGATGGTCTATCTGCGCTTGGCGTTCCCGAAGCATTCTCGTTCAGCTTATCGTACGGTTATCGGATATTGCCTACATTGTTATCAGAGTTCCATCAAATTCTGCTGTCTTACCGGCTAAGAGGACGTTCGCCTGAGCGCCCAGGCATGCTCTATTTCAGGAACATCTTTTACTATTTACGTATTCTGGTGCTCAGCTTCTACCCACTTATGCTGAATACGGCCAAACGCTCGAGAACGACCGTAGAGGCACTTGAGACAAGAGGTTTTACGTACGGTATGAATCATCCTGAAGTGAAGAAGCTGAGGCTGTCCTATCTTAAGGTTCGAGCCATCGATGTTTATTTTATCATTTTTTCATTCGCTTACATCACCTGGCTGTTCTGGTTTGGAGAGAGGCTGCCGAACTTGCTGTACTAA
- a CDS encoding fumarylacetoacetate hydrolase family protein, producing MKLVTFRVNGDNRLGIKIDRGIIDVNTAASLLPDMNRVPLDIHAAIETGQSGVQELERLKRAVGENKEVQAQSIVPEDEISYAPCVTHPSKIICVGLNYRRHAEETNAAIPEYPILFNKFNNTLAAHGEDIPLPSVSSEVDYEAELVIVIGKEAKYVAQADALDYVYGYCNVNDLSARDLQMRTPQWLLGKSCDKFSPLGPYLVTADEVGDPNSLDIRCIVNGETKQSSNTSDMIFHCDEIVSYISQHMTLLPGDIILTGTPEGVVLGLPKEDRVYLKPGDTVTIEIEKLGSLTNQMVSE from the coding sequence ATGAAACTTGTTACATTTCGAGTGAATGGGGACAACCGATTAGGGATTAAGATTGATCGCGGCATTATCGATGTAAACACAGCTGCTTCGCTGCTGCCAGATATGAACCGGGTTCCATTGGATATTCACGCTGCAATTGAGACAGGCCAGTCAGGAGTACAAGAATTGGAACGACTTAAGCGGGCAGTCGGAGAGAATAAGGAAGTACAAGCACAATCCATTGTCCCGGAAGATGAGATCTCCTATGCTCCATGTGTGACCCATCCGAGCAAAATCATCTGTGTCGGACTAAACTATCGAAGACATGCTGAAGAGACAAACGCAGCAATACCTGAATATCCAATTCTCTTCAATAAATTCAATAACACCCTGGCTGCTCATGGGGAAGACATTCCGCTGCCAAGCGTAAGCAGTGAAGTTGATTATGAAGCTGAACTCGTGATTGTCATCGGAAAGGAAGCTAAATACGTAGCCCAAGCAGATGCGCTGGATTACGTCTATGGATATTGTAATGTGAATGATTTGTCTGCACGTGATCTGCAGATGAGGACGCCACAATGGCTGCTTGGTAAATCGTGTGACAAATTCTCTCCGCTTGGGCCTTACTTGGTGACAGCTGATGAGGTAGGTGACCCTAACTCACTGGATATAAGGTGTATTGTAAACGGTGAAACCAAGCAAAGCTCCAATACCTCGGACATGATCTTTCACTGTGACGAGATTGTCAGCTATATCTCACAGCATATGACGCTTCTGCCCGGAGATATCATTTTGACAGGAACTCCGGAAGGTGTCGTGCTTGGGTTACCTAAGGAAGACCGGGTATATCTTAAACCGGGAGACACCGTGACCATCGAGATTGAGAAGCTGGGATCTCTGACAAACCAGATGGTCTCTGAATAA